From Asterias amurensis chromosome 3, ASM3211899v1, a single genomic window includes:
- the LOC139934872 gene encoding geranylgeranyl transferase type-2 subunit alpha-like: MHGRLKVKTTAEQQEAKRKEREKKLKVYSGATQRIIQKRKNREFDEEALEFTNQLLSANPDYYSLWNYRREIFLELTKTSPSEDLQGRYSKELSFLESCLMVNPKSYGAWHHRCWVMEHMPEPDWSREVSLCNKYLEYDERNFHCWDYRRFVTTKAKIEPSEELKFSTAKISTNFSNYSSWHYRSKLLPLLYPDPENKGRIKEEILLQEYELVQNAFFTDPNDQSGWFYHRWLLGRADKPQEIQLLYVSRNPARIIAVFAQPINLAENSSEISVTIDGENSLGAWRNSKGTKEHALVWIHEVNADVLTASHDVHLSMKDTTVDRQCRISEDETESWSRDTTDAIGLFSAQLSVEKSGVLTQELESCQQLQELEPDNKWCLLTIILLMRAVDPLRYEEETLRYFQTLLKTDPCRVGYFKDLRSKFVIENEITRNMQTGSRELDLSDKHLTSLCHTELMVLMTQVNLSSNQLSSLKGCHALQCTRTLLADNNTLEDLTDLQYLPDLETLSVKNNSIKTVQNLQALQSCARLQSLDVSSNPICDIPEFKARVTECLPKLVLLNGETI, translated from the exons ATG CATGGTCGACTCAAAGTGAAGACAACCGCTGAACAGCAGGAGGCCAAGAGAAAAGAAAGAGAGAAGAAACTCAAAGTGTACTCAGGAGCTACTCAGAGAATCATTCAGAAA AGAAAGAATAGAGAGTTTGATGAAGAGGCCTTAGAATTCACCAACCAACTCCTCTCAGCAAATCCAGATTACTATTCACTCTGGAACTACAGAAGAGAGATATTCCTGGAGCTTACTAAGACTAG TCCTTCTGAAGACCTTCAGGGCAGATACAGTAAGGAGCTGAGTTTTCTTGAATCTTGCCTGATGGTCAACCCAAAGTCTTATGGTGCATGGCATCATCGTTGCTGGGTTATGGAACACATGCCAGAACCAGACTGGAGTAGAGAAGTCTCATTGTGCAATAAGTACTTGGAATATGACGAGAGGAATT TTCATTGTTGGGATTACCGCCGATTTGTTACAACTAAAGCTAAGATTGAACCATCCGAGGAACTCAAGTTCTCTACAGCCAAGATATCAACTAACTTCTCAAACTACTCCTCATGGCATTACCGGAGTAAACTTCTTCCGTTACTGTATCCTGATCCTGAGAATAAAGGACGGATCAAAGAGGAAATACTGCTGCAAG AATATGAACTGGTCCAGAATGCCTTCTTTACCGATCCCAACGATCAGAGTGGTTGGTTCTACCATAGGTGGCTCCTTGGAAGAG CTGACAAACCTCAGGAGATCCAGCTACTCTACGTTTCCAGAAACCCAGCTCGGATAATCGCAGTCTTTGCTCAACCCATTAATCTTGCTGAGAATTCTTCAGAGATATCTGTGACTATTGATGGAGAGAACAGTCTCGGTGCTTGGAGGAACTCAAAAGGAACAAAGGAACACGCCTTAGTGTGG ATACATGAAGTGAATGCTGATGTGTTAACAGCCTCCCATGATGTGCATTTATCAATGAAAGACACTACTGTTGATAGACAATGCAGGATTTCTGAAG ATGAGACTGAGTCCTGGAGTAGGGACACAACAGATGCAATTGGCCTCTTCTCTGCACAGCTAAGTGTAGAGAAGTCTGGGGTCCTGACCCAGGAACTAGAGTCATGCCAACAACTACAGGAGTTGGAACCTGATAATAAAT GGTGTCTCCTGACCATCATTCTGCTCATGAGGGCGGTAGATCCTCTGCGATATGAAGAGGAGACTCTACGCTACTTCCAGACACTACTCAAGACGGACCCCTGTAGGGTGGGGTACTTCAAGGACCTTAGAAGCAAGTTTGTCATCGAGAATGAAATCACTAGAAACATGCAAACTGGTAGCAGGGAACTGGATTTATCAGATAAG CACCTTACCAGTTTATGCCACACAGAGCTAATGGTGCTAATGACCCAGGTCAACTTATCATCCAATCAGCTTTCATCTCTCAAAGGTTGCCATGCATTGCAGTGTACTCGCACCTTATTGGCCGACAACAACACCCTGGAAGATCTGACAGACCTTCAATATTTGCCCGACTTGGAAACGTTATCAGTGAAGAACAATT CTATCAAGACAGTACAGAATCTCCAAGCATTACAGTCCTGTGCGAGACTACAGAGTTTAGACGTGAGCTCCAACCCTATATGTGACATTCCAGAATTCAAAGCCAGAGTGACAGAATGTCTTCCAAAGCTTGTTTTACTAAACGGAGAAACCATTTGA